CCAAGGAGGAGTTGCAGTCGCTCAACGAGGAACTGGTCACCATCAACGCCGAGCACCAGCGCATCATCCACGACCTCGCGCAGGCGCACGACGACATGAAGAACCTGCTCGAGAGCGCGGGCATCGCCACGGTCTTTCTGGACAACGACCTGCGGATCAAGCGCTTCACGCCGCGCATCACCCGCGTCATCAACCTCATGCCGGTGGACGTGGGCCGGCCCATCACGGACATCAGCGTCAACCTCAACTACGAGCATCTCACCCGCGACATCGCGCGCGTCATCGACACCCTGGAAACCTACGAGGCCCAGGTCCAGACCCAGGACGAGCAGTGGTACCTGATGCGCATCAGTCCCTACCGCACCTCCGACAACTTCATCGACGGGGTGGTGCTGGCCTTTACCAACATCAACGTGGTCAAGGCCCTCGAAACGCAGGTCCGCGAGTCGCTGGAGTATGCCGAGGCCGTCTTGAACAGCATGCAGGACCCGCTGCTGGTCCTCGACAGCCAGCTGCGGATCATCACGGCGAACCGGGCGTTCTACAACCTGATGTACCTCTCGCCCGCGCAGATCCAAGCCGAGCCGATGTACACCATCGCCAACTTCGCCTTCGACCAGCCGGAATTGCAGGGCCGACTGCGCGACCTCGTGACCACCGACGAGGTCGTGTCCAACTACATCATCGACCTGAAGGTGCCGCAGCAGGGCAACCGCAAGATGAAGGTGGAGGCCGAGCCGGTCGCCTCCACGGGCGCCGAGCAGCCCATGTTCCTGTTCAAGATGGAGGACGTGACCGAGCTGCTGCTGCGCGCCTCGCTGGACGGCCCCGACCTGACCGGAGACGCGCCGCCCGGCCGGGACTGATCGGCTACCCTCCGGCCTCCGGCGTGCCGTCCAGCACCTCGGTCCAGAAGGCGAGGTTGGCCCGCTCGTAGAGCAGCCCCATCCGCAGGGTGCGCAGGGAAGTCTGGGCCGACGGCTCCTGACCCAGCGCCGCCTGAATCTGCTCGTAGTCGCGCAGCCGCCCCTGGTGGAGGGCCAGCTGCTCCTGCGCCAGCGCCCGCAGCGCCGACGCCGGCTCGCCCGCGATGAAAAACAGCTTGAGCAGCCCGGGGTCCCGCAGTTCGGGCATTCCCGCAGGCGCGCGCAGCCAGTCGCGCAGCGCCGCGCGTCCCGCGTCCGTCAGGTCGAAAAAGCGCCTGCGCCGTCCCCCCTGCTCCTGCTCCTCGCGCAGCAGCCCCAGCCCCACGAGGCGCTGCGGCTCGGCATAGAGCTGGGAGCGCGGAAAGTGCCAGAAGTAGCCGACCGACTCGTCGGCGCAGCGCTTGAGATCGTAGGAGGTGCTCGGCCCCTGCTGCGCGATCAGCCCCAACACGATGAATGAAGACGGCCCCAGGCTTGTGTCGCTCACCACCGCAGTGTACCCTTGGTTCAGACCGTCCAGTCTGGACCATCTACCCTGGACGGAAACCCTGGATCGACCTGGAGGACACCATGCCGCAGCCTGCCCCGCCCCACAGCCCCCGCCGCCTGACCGCCGAAGTGGACGGGACTTTCGCCGTGTTCCTGATCGGAATGCGGATCAACCAGCCCTGGAAGGTCTGGGCCTGGCTGCCCGTGATCCTGGCGATGCCGAGGATGCTGCGCGAGCTGGGCGAGCGGCCGGACCTGGGGCTGCTCGCCACGCAGATGCAGGGCGGCCTGCTGGTGCAGTACTGGCGCGACGTGCAGAGCCTGAACGCCTACGCCCGCAGCCGGGACCACGCCCACCTGCCCGCCTGGCGCGAGTTCAACCACCGGGCCCGCCGGGCGCGGGGGGCCGTGGGCATCTGGCACGAAACCTATGTGGTCGGGCCGGGGCAGTACGAGACCGTGTACGTGGACATGCCCCGGTACGGCCTGGGCCGCGCCGGGCGGCTGGTCGAGGCCGGAGGCCACCGCCAGAGCGCCGAGGGACGGCTGCGGGGCGGCCCGGCCGACGCCCGTCCGGCCTGACCCGGCCCGCGCTTCGTCTGCCCGCTTGCCTTCGCGCGCGGCCCGGCGCGCTTTACTGCGCGGATGTCCACGCGCGCTCCCCTCGACCTCCGGCAGATCTATGTCGAAGCCCGCGCGGCCGCCCTGCCCCGGGGGCAGGAGATTCTGGCCCGCTTTCCGGAGGCCGAGCGGATCGAGGTCGCCTCCCACTGGAACATTCCGGGGCTGCACGGCAATGCCGGACTGGTCCGGGACTGGCTGAAGATCAAGCGGCAGGTGCTCGTGCTGGGCACCCGTAAGACCCTGACGATGCGTCCCAACGGCCGCTCGGCGGACTTCATCGCGCCGGGAATGGCCAACGGCTGCGCGCTGGCCTGCGCCTACTGTTACGTGCCCCGGCACAAGGGCTACGCCAATCCGGTCACGACCTTCGCCAACATCGGAGACGTGACGGGGGCGCTGGAGAGGCACGCCCACCAGCAGGGCCGCAAGCCGCAGGCCAACTCGGTGGACCCCCACGCCTGGGTCTACGACCTCGGAGAGAACAGCGACCTGAGCGTGGACGCCCTGATCTCGGACAACGTGCGCGACCTTGTGACGCTGTTCCGGGGCCTGCCGAACGCCAAGGCCTCCTTCGCCACCAAGTATGTCAACCGGGAACTGCTGACCTACGATCCGCAGGGCCGGACCCGCCTGCGCTTTTCGCTGATGCCGGCCCAGACGGCCCGCGTGGTGGACATCGGCACCTCTCCCATGCACGAGCGCCTCGCGGCGATCAACGATTTCGTCGAGGCCGGCTACGAGGTCCACCTGAACTTCTCGCCCGTGATCGTCTTCAGGGGGTGGACGGACGCCTACCGCGAGCTGTTCCGGCAGGTGGACGCGGCGCTGTCGGCCAAAGCCCGGGCGCAGCTGGCCGCCGAGGTCATCTTCCTGACGCACAACGCCGGGCTGCACGAGGTGAACCTCGGCTGGCACCCCAGGGCCGAGGACCTGCTGTGGACGCCGCAGTGGCAGGAGACCAAGCGCTCGGAATACGGAGGCGAGAACCTGCGCTACCGCCGGGGCCTCAAGGGCAAGGCCGTCGCGCACTTCACCGAACTGCTGCGCCGGGAGCTGCCCGGCTGCCCCGTGCGCTACGCCTTCTGAAGCGTCCACTGGCTTCCGGTTCGGCCGCGCCGTTTCCACTAGGGTGAGCGCCTGATGGTCCCGACGCTGCGCCTCGACCGGGGCACCCTGCTCATGAGCGAGGTGCCGGAGCCTGCCGCCGCCCTGTTCACCTGGGACGACCGCGCCCAGGCCTGGCGCGCCCCGGGACACGCCTACCGCGCCGTCATGACCGCGCTGGGCCAGACCCCCGTCCGTGACGAAGCCGCCGCTTTCCTGAAACTCGACCTCGGCTACGCGCGCGAGGTCCAGCCCTATGCCCACCAGCAGGAGGCCCTGGACGCCTGGAAGCGGGCCGGGCGCCGGGGCGTGGTCGTGCTGCCCACCGGGGCGGGCAAGACCCTCGTGGCCCAGCTCGCCCTGCGCGACACGCCCCGCAGCGCCCTGATCTGCGTGCCCACCCTGGACCTCATGCACCAGTGGTACGCCGGCATGCTCGCGGCTTTCCCCGACGCCGAGGTCGGGCTGCTGGGGGGGGGCAGCAAGGACCAGACGCCCATCCTCATCAGCACCTACGACTCGGCCGCCATCCACGCCGAACAGCTCGCGGGCATCTACGCCTTCCAGATTTTCGACGAGGCGCACCACCTGCCCTCGGACTTCCACCGCAGCGTGGCCGAACTGGGCCTCGCGCCCTACCGCCTGGGGCTGACCGCCACCCCGAAACGCAGCGACGGGCGCGAGCAGCACCTGGGCGAGCTGATCGGCCCGGTGGTGTACCGCGCCGCGCCGGAGGACCTCGCGGGCGACACGCTGGCGCCCTACCGCGAGGTGATCGTCAAGGTGTCGCTCAGCGCGGCCGAGCAGCGCCGCTACGACGACCTGCTCCAGACCCGCAACGACTTCCTGCGGCGCAGCAACATCCGCCTGGGGAGCATCGAAGGCTGGAAACGCTTCGTCATGAGCAGCGGCACGCCCCAGGGCCGCGTGGCGATGCTCGCGCACCGCGAGGCCCGCAGCCTGGCCTACGGGACCGAGGGCAAGCTCCGGGTCCTCGAGGAGATCCTCGCCAACCACCCCGCCGAGCGCACGCTGATCTTCACCGACGACAACGCGACCGTCTACCGCATCAGCCGCGAGTTCCTGATTCCGGCGATCACGCACCAGACCCCGGTCAAGGAGCGGCACGAACTGCTGGAGAAGTTCCGCGCGGGCCGCTACCGGGTCCTCGTGACCAGCCGGGTCCTGAACGAGGGCGTAGACGTGCCCGAGGCGTCGGTGGCCGTCGTGCTGTCGGGCACCGCGACCGAGCGCGAATACATCCAGCGCCTGGGCCGCATCCTGCGCCGGGCCGAGGGCAAGCAGGCGGCGCTGTACGAGGTGGTCACGGAAGGCACCACCGAAGAGCGGGTGAGCCGGCAGCGCCGGGGCCAGTGGCAGCGCGCGCCGGGCGGAACACCCGGCTGGGAGGACGTGAATGCTCCCCACTGAGCTGCTGATGTTCAAGGTGCGGGCGGGCCTGGTCACGCCGCGCCGCCTGAAGGTCACCCCCGCGAATGTCGCCCTGGCGGGGCAGGTCATCGCCACCTTCGAGGACAACGTGGGCAAACGGCGCGCCGACCTCGACGAGGACCTGCGGGCGCTGGAGGCGGGCCGGGCGGACTTCAAGGTGCTGCGCGGGCTGGCGCACCTGCTGACCAACGGGTCGAGCACCTTCGGGACCGGCGGGGACGTGCCTCCGGCCGCCGTGCGCGCGCGGGTCTTCGCGCTGGCCCAGAGTGGGCCGCCCAGCCGCCACCGCCGGGGGCAGATCCTGGAACAGGCGGCGGCCGCCCTGACCCGCGAGCGGCCCCTGGCGGCGGCCGACGTGGCCGAGCTGCTGTATGCCGACCTGCCCGACCAGCAGCGACTGGAGGCCTTCGAGCCGCCCTCGCCCGAGGACCTGCTGCGCCGCTTCGACCTCGCGCAGGCCCAGGGCATGCTCTACCGCGCCTACAGTCTGGTCATCACGGCGCGGCGCAACGAACCGGCGCGGTACAAGCAGCTGCTGCAATACACCAAGTTCTTCGGGCTAATGCTCACGGTGGAGGGCGACGCCACCTTCGGCTTCACCCTGACGATGGACGGCCCGACGAGCCTCTTCGGCGGTACGACCCGTTACGGGCTGGCGATGGCGAAGTTCCTGCCCGCCCTGCTGCACGCGACCAGGTGGGACCTGACGGCCAGCCTCAAGCCCCGGCGCGACCTGAGCTGGACCGGCAAGGCCGAGGCCGAGTGGCTGTTCGAGCTGACGAGCGAGGACGGTTACGTCAGCCACTACCGCGAGCCGGACGAACACGACAGCGCGCTGGAATCGGGCTTCGCGGGGCGCTTCGCGAAGGTGGACACCCCCTGGGTGCTGGAGCGGGAGGTGGACCTCGTGCCGGTGCCGGGATCGGTGATCGTGCCGGACTTCCGGCTGGTGCACCCGGACGGCCGGAGCGTGCTGGTGGAGATCGTGGGCTACTGGCGGCCGGAATACCTGCGCAAGAAGTTCGACCTGCTGCGCAAGTCGGGCCGGACCGACGTGATCGTGTGCGTCTCGGAGCGGCTGAACCTGGAGCGGGCGGGGGTAGACCCCTCAGACTTCGGCGAACGGCTGATCTGGTTCAAGGGCGTGCTGCCGCCCAGGGACGTTCTCGCCCTGGCCGAGCGCCTGAGCGGCGGCCCCGCGCCGCAAGGAGCAGACCGGCCATGAAGCGCCCCACCCTGTCCCCGAACGCCAGGACCGTCTGGGCGGCGCTGCTGCTGCCCGCACTGGGGGCGGCGGCCTGGACCCTGCGGCCCGCGCCGGACGACCTGTACTGTGTCGCGCGGCCCGGCACGCTCTGGAACGGTCTGGCCCCCGTACCCGACGGGCTCCGGCCGCGCTGCCCGGCCTCGGCCACGTACCGGCGCGAGGTGCAGGGCGGCCTGACCCGCGTCGAGCAGTACGTGGCGCCGGGCTGGCAGCCCCGGCTGCTGCTGGAGCCCCTGAAACGGGCGGGGTACGTGCTGCTGGAGGACGAGACGCGGGGCGACCGGCACTACTCGGTCTTCCTGGGCCGCAGCGCACCGGCGCAGCTGTACTACACCGCCGTGCCCGAGGGGCCGAACACCCTGCTGACCCTGAGCGGTCACTGACGCGGCGGGTCCGTTCCGGACTGACCCGTACATGCAGCGTGCCGAGGCCCTCGCCCGCCGGGAGGTCCAGACATCCGCCGCGACCTGCTGGCACCGAAGGGCCCGGGAAGGCGCGGCGGCTGGCGCGGCCCTGCGCCTGAACGCCGCTCTGCGGACCCGGTGGACTTCGGTGCAGTTCAGAGTCCGGAATCTGGTCCTCGCGCGACTTCTTCCCCGTGTCCTGGCTTCGGGGTGGCAGGCGTGACCCATCCCTGCCCCCACACCGACCTCGCCCACGCCCTGGCGGCGGCGTATGGGGGCCTGCCCCTGAGCCCCGCGTCGCCTGCGGAGATACACGCTCACCAGATCACGCCGCATCAGGCCGGCCGGAATCCCTCAGGGCCGCAACAGCCCGCGCGCCTCGTCCGTCTCCAGGGGCGCGAGGCCCACGCGCAGCAGGTAGGGCCGGCGCTGCTCCGGCGTTCCGGCGCGCGACAGCTCCCTCGCCCTCCGCATGAGCCGGATGAACTCCGCCTGCACCTCACGGGCGGCAGCGTCGGTCAGCTCGAACAGCGGCGCTCCCACGAGGACGGCCGCCTGTGGCCCGGACCACTCCTGAAGAGGATCGGTGCGCTTCGCGGCGCGGTCGCCCTCGTCCAGGCGGTAGCCGGGAGCCTCGGGCGTGACATACAGGCGAATGCCCCACTCGCGGCCCGAGGCCCTCAGGGCGCGGGCGAACTCGCGGGCCGCCGCCCTCTGGAACAGGTGGTCGAGTCGCGCCGCCCCCGGCCCGCGCCACTCCCCGAAGTCGCTGGCCTCCGTGTTCAGGTGGTTGACGAAGAAGGCGTCCGACACGGCGCGGTAGAACCGGATCCCGCGCCCCCCACGTTTCTGCACGCGCCCGACCCGCAGCAGGCCCGCCGCGCACAGCGCCTGCACGTCGCGGTGCAGGGTCCGCAGGTCCAGCCCGGTTTCGTCGGCCGCCGCCTTGACGGTGTTCTCGCGGCCCAGGAAGGCCAGCAGCACCCGCCGGGAGCGCTCCCGCATCAGCAGGGTGACCGCCCGGGGGTCGGTGACATCCAGAAAGCTACTCTCACTGCCGCCTGTCATGGCGAGTAGGTTACGCCGCAGGCTGTGGGCATGACGAACGAAACCCTCCGCGTCTTCACCGGCCACCTCTGGGACGGCCTGAGCGACACCCTGCTCCGGGACGCGGCGGTGGCCGTGCGCGGAGACACGGTCGTCTTCGCGGGACCGCGCAGCGCCCTGGACATCCCCGAGACCACCCGCGTCACCGAGACGGGGGGCGTGCTCTTGCCCGGCCTGATCGACCTGCATGTCCATGCCCGCCCCGGGTATCTGGGCTGGTTTCTCGCGGCGGGGGTGACGACCATCCGCGACGCCGCCAACTCCCTGGACCTCGTGGCGGCGCTGCGGGGCGCGCAGGACCCCTCGCCCCGGGTGTTCGCGGCCGGGCCGCTGCTGGACGGGCCGCGCGCTTTTTTCCGTCAGTTCGGGCCGGGCGCGGTCCACGAGGCCGGCGACGGTCACGAGCGGCGGGCCGGGGCCTGGACCGTGCGGCACCCGGACGAGGCGCGCGCGCAGGTGCGGCGGCTGGCGGACCTGGGGGTCACGCACGTCAAACTCTACGAACAGCTCGACCCGCAGAGCTTCGCGGCGGCGGCGGCCGAGGCGCGGCGGCTGGGCCTGCCCGTCATGACGGACCTGGGCCTCGCGGGCACCCGTGGCCTGAGCGGCGCCGAGGTGGACGCGCGGCAGGCCCTCGCGGCCGGCGTGCGGTCCATCGAACACGTCAGCGGCTACGCCCTGGCCTACCGGCGGATGGGAGGTGACCCCGCTGGGCCGCACCCTGGACCCGGCCCGGCTCGGTGAGCTGGCCGCCCGGACCGTCGCGGCGGGCACGGCGCTCGTACCGACCCTCAGCGTGCACGAGGGCCTGGCCGAGGAGGACGCGCCCGATCTGGGCCAGCTGCCGCTGGGGACGCTGGAGGGCCCGGTCATGGCGGCCCTGCGGGCACAGTGGGCCCGGACGCACCCCCTCGGTGCCGGGGCGCGCAGGGTCGCCCGGGCCGACCGGCGCATGGCGCACGAAATGCTGCGGCGGGTCGCGGCCCTGGGGGGCACTGTGGGCGCGGGCACGGATACCCCGGCCAGCGCCTTCAACCTGCCCGGCGGGGGCCTGCACCGCGAACTGGAGCTGCTGGTCGCGGCGGGCCTGAGCCCCCTTCAGGCGCTGAAGGGCGCGACCTCGGCCGCCGCCCGGATTCTGGAGCGCCCGGACCTGGGGGTCCTGCGGCCCGGCGCGCTGGCCGATTTCGTCGTGGTCGCGGGCAATCCCCTGGAGGACGTGCGCAGGACGCGGGAGCTGCGTCTGGTCGTGCGCGGCGGGCAGGCCCTGAGTCCGGACGCCCTGCGGGACACGGCCGCCGCGCATGACGTCCCCGCCCAGCTCAGTTCGTCAGGCCGAGTTCGCGCAGCAGGCCCTGGACCCGCAGTTCCTCCCGGGTCAGGAACACCGTGAAGGGCGCGCCCGGCTGGAAAAACGAGTTCTGCTTTTCCGCGAAGAGCAGCGCCCGCCAGTCCCCGCTCAGCGCCATGCGGCTGAAGGTGCCGTTGAGCCTGGTGCGGGCCTCGCCGCTCAGGCCGGCCGGCGCGAAGATGCCCCGCCAGTTGACCAGCTCGGCGTCCACGCCCTGCGACCTGGCCGTCGGCACGGCGATGCCGGCCACCGCTTCCGGCGCGCTCAGCGCCAGGGCCCGGACACGCCCGGCCTTGATCTCCGGCTCGGCCACGCCGTAACTGCTCGACACCACGTCCAGTTCGCCGTTCATCAGGGCCTTGAGCCCCTGAAGGTTGCCGCTGCTGGGCACCCACTTCAGCGTGCGGATGTTGCCGCCCCCCGCCCGCAGCACGTCGCCCGTGAAGAGGTGGCCCGCGCTGCCCACCGAGGCCCCGCCGAAGCGCAGGCCCGGATTGCTCTTGTAGGCGGCGATCAGGTCCGCCAGCGAGCGGTACGGGCTGGTGCTGGGCACCACCAGCACCTCGTAGTCGTTGACCAGCCGCGCCACGGGCGTGAGGTCCTTGAGGCTGACCGGGCTGTCCTTGCTCAGCTGCATGGAGGCGATGGTCGTGAGGCCGAAGACGACGAGCTGGTTGGCCTTGCCGCGCTGGCCGCTGGTGAAGCCGCGCAGGCCGGTCACGCCGCCCTCGCCCGGCACGTTGTAGACCGTGGAACCGGGCGCGAGCTTGGTGCGCTCCAGCGTGGTGGCGACGTTGCGCGCGAGGGTGTCGTAGCCGCCGCCCGCGGTGCTCGGGGCGAGGATACGGTATTCGGCATGGGCGGTGCCGAGCACGCACAGCGCGCTCAGGATCAGGAACTTGTTCATGGAGGTCCTCGGAAAATGCAGCCCTGCCCGGCCCCCGGAGGCCGGCAGGCGGAAGATGCCCCGGCCGCAGCGAAAGGCGGCCGGATCGGGATCAGGATGTGGGGAAGGGGCGGGCGCTCAGTTCTTGCGCCAGGCACCCAGCAGCAGCGCCTTCTGCGTGCCGCTCACCGTGCGCTCGACCCGGTCGAAGGGGTAGCCGTACGCGCTGTCGAAACCGAGGACGAAGCGGTAGCCGCCCAGGCCGCCGCCCAGAGGCCAGCTCTGCACGTTGCGGGCCGTGAACCCCAGGGCCCGCAGGCCGCTGACCAGTTCGCCCAGGGCCGGGCTGGCCGCCGGAGCATCGAGCATGACGACCACGCGGTTGGGCAGCTTGGCGGGGAAGGCCTGACCGGCGCGCTGCACCGCCCAGAAGGAAGTCGCGTTCGTCTTGTCGTCCTGGATGTCGGCGGCCAGCACCTCCAGCCCGTAGACCCCGGCGGCGGCGGGCGCACTGATGGCGGCGGTGGTGCCGTCGCCCTTGCTCACGGCCTCGGCGGCGGCGGCCGTGCTGGCGACCTCCTGACGGGCGACGTTGGGGAAGGTCTTGGCGAGGTAGCCGGCCGACTGCTTGAAGGGCTGGGGGTGGCTGATGATGGTCTTGACCGCGCTGGCGGGCGTGCCGGGCTTGACCAGCAGCGTGTTGCTGATGGGCAGGGCCAGCTCGCCGACGATGCGCCAGCCCGGATCACCCTTGGCGAGCAGGCCGCTCGTCTCGGTCACGAACGCCCCGACGCTGTTCTCGTTGGGAATCAGGCCGTACTGGCTCTGGCCGGTGGCGACGGCCACGCTGACCGCCGTGATCGTGGGCAGGGCCTGCCCGACCTTGAGGCCGGACTGCGCGGCATAGAGCTGGGCGGCCTGGTCGCTGTAGGTACCCTTGGGCCCCAGATAGTCGAGCGAGGCGGCCGAGGCCAGCGAGGACGAGAGCAGCAGGGCGAGGGAAAACAATGTGCGCATGGGGCGACTCCTGAACAAGACGAAGGGAAGGCAGAGTGCTGGAACACGGTGGAAGGCGCGGCCCCTGGAGGCGCAGCGGCTGACCGGCCCGGTATCATACGCCCTGCCGTTCTTTAGGTTTCTGCGGCTCGGCGCGCCGCACCTTCTGTCAGACCGGCTTCCCCGAAGCTGACGCCCAGGTGAAGACCGCCCGCGCCGGGCCGGCCCTACAGCGCCAGCGCGCCCAGGACGGCCGCGAGCGCCACCACCAGCCATACCGGCCAGTTCAGGACCTCCAGCAGCGCGAAGGCCCCCAGCACGGAGGCGAATTCCGCCGCCGAGTGGACCCCCGCCGTGAACACCGGCGAGTACAGCGCCGCCAGCAGCAGGCCCACCACCCCGGCATTCACGCCCCGCAGGGCGGCCTGTGCCGGGGGCCGCTCCCGCAGCGCGCTCCAGAAGGGCAGCGCCCCCGCCACCAGCAGGAAGGAGGGCAAAAAGACCGCCCCCAGGGCCAGGCCGGCGGCGGTCAGGGCGGGCAGGCCCAGCGTGCTGACCGCCCCCAGGTACGCGCTGAAGGTGAACAGCGGCCCCGGCACCGCCTGCGTCATTCCGTACCCGGCCAGGAAGGCGTCGGGCGTGACCCAGCCGCCGCGCACCACCTCGGCCTCCAGGAGGGGCAGCACCACATGGCCGCCGCCGAACACCAGCGCCCCCGCCCGGTAGAAACTGTCCACAAGCGCCAGCGCCGGGCCGCCCAGCGCGGCGCGCAGGACCGGCAGCAGCGCCAGCAGGGCCGCGAACACGCCCAGAAACGCGGCCCCCCGACGCCGCGACAGCCGGACCGGCAGGCCGGACGTGGCCCGCAACTCCGCCGCAGGCAGCGCGCGCCACCCGATGAGGCCCGCCGCCGCGATGATGCCCACCTGCGCCGGCGCCTCCGGGAGCAGCAGGGCCGTCACGGCCGCGCCCAGCGCGATCAGGAGGCGCGGGCGGTCGGGGGTCAGGGTGCGGGACATTCCCAGGACGGCCTGGGCGACGATCGCCACCGCGACGATCTTCAGGCCGCGCAGCCATCCGGCGTCGCCCACGTCGCCGGCCGTCCCCACCCCGAACGCGAAGGCGACCAGCAGCGCCGCGCTGGGCAGCGTGAAGCCCGCCCAGGCCGCCAGCGCGCCCCACAGCCCCGCCCGGCTGAGGCCGAGCGCCATGCCCACCTGCGACGACGCCGGACCGGGCAGGAACTGGCACAGCGCCACGAGGTCGGCGTAGGCCGCCTCGTCGAGCCAGCGGCGGCGCTCGACGAATTCCGTGCGGAAGTAGCCCAGATGGGCCACCGGACCGCCGAAACTGGTGAGGCCGAGCCGCAGGAAGATCAGGAAAACGTCCAGCAGGGCAGGCATGCGGCCAGCCTAGACCAAAGGAGAAGCCGGCCCCCGGCGCGGCCCCGCCGGGCGCTGCCCCTACTCCTCGAGGCGCAGCGCGGTCGTGGCCGGATCGGCCCGGATCTCTGCGGGCGTGAAGGGCAGCGTGACCCACTGCTTGCGCGAGAACAGCGCCGTCTGGTCGGTGTAGTGCGCCGAGGCGGGGTCCGTGGACTGCGAGTAGGTCAGGAGCGCCTGCGCCACCGGCCCCGTGTCCCCGAAGGTCACGGTCTGGATATAGCTCGAACTGTTGCCGGTCACGCCCTCGTAGCCGGCCGGCGACAACGCCGGAGGCTCGATCTTGTTCAGGACGCCCTCGTAGTCCGGTGCGCCGTGCAGCGGAAAGCGCACGCCGTTGCGGGTGACGCCCTGCACGGTCCCCAGCGGCGCGTCCAG
The genomic region above belongs to Deinococcus gobiensis I-0 and contains:
- a CDS encoding prephenate dehydratase, yielding MRTLFSLALLLSSSLASAASLDYLGPKGTYSDQAAQLYAAQSGLKVGQALPTITAVSVAVATGQSQYGLIPNENSVGAFVTETSGLLAKGDPGWRIVGELALPISNTLLVKPGTPASAVKTIISHPQPFKQSAGYLAKTFPNVARQEVASTAAAAEAVSKGDGTTAAISAPAAAGVYGLEVLAADIQDDKTNATSFWAVQRAGQAFPAKLPNRVVVMLDAPAASPALGELVSGLRALGFTARNVQSWPLGGGLGGYRFVLGFDSAYGYPFDRVERTVSGTQKALLLGAWRKN
- the chrA gene encoding chromate efflux transporter; translation: MPALLDVFLIFLRLGLTSFGGPVAHLGYFRTEFVERRRWLDEAAYADLVALCQFLPGPASSQVGMALGLSRAGLWGALAAWAGFTLPSAALLVAFAFGVGTAGDVGDAGWLRGLKIVAVAIVAQAVLGMSRTLTPDRPRLLIALGAAVTALLLPEAPAQVGIIAAAGLIGWRALPAAELRATSGLPVRLSRRRGAAFLGVFAALLALLPVLRAALGGPALALVDSFYRAGALVFGGGHVVLPLLEAEVVRGGWVTPDAFLAGYGMTQAVPGPLFTFSAYLGAVSTLGLPALTAAGLALGAVFLPSFLLVAGALPFWSALRERPPAQAALRGVNAGVVGLLLAALYSPVFTAGVHSAAEFASVLGAFALLEVLNWPVWLVVALAAVLGALAL